The sequence below is a genomic window from Draconibacterium halophilum.
TCGTTGCCGTGCCAGTACAGTTCGTCGTCAATCAGTTTGTTCAGTTTTTCACTAAACGTATTTTCGCCACCCATTAATCCGATTAAACCTTCAACATCGTGCGGAACAAACCATGTATAATGTTTGGGTGTACCTTCGGTTATAAAGTAGTGCTTTGCATTTGGATTAAAGTCTTCGAAAAAACTGCCATCGGCAAATTTGCCGTTTACCCAACCCTGGGTTTCATCGTATACATTTGAGTAGTTGTACGATCGTGCAAGCAGATCATTGTAGTCGTCATTTTTTCCTAATTTTTGAGCTATCTGTGCCACGCACCAATCGTTATAGGCATATTCCATTGTCCTGGAAACCTGCTCGTTGGTATGAAAGGCATCGGCTACCACATCGTCTAAGGGAACAAATCCAAACTCGATATAAGATGTTAAAGCACGTCTCCCTTTTCCATCTTTATAGGCTTCTTCATCCGGCGTTTCATAGGCATTTTTCCGCATATATTGGTAAGCCTTTTCCAAATCAAAATCAAAGCCTTTCATGGCGGCATCGCAAAGTATTGCGGTGCTGTGGTCGCCAATCATTGCCGAGGTGTAATTGTTCCACATGGGAAAAATAGGCAGCCAGCCACCGTCTTCGGCTTTTGCAACAAGCGATTTTACCATGTTGTTATACTCTTTTGGGGCTATAAGGCTCAGTAATGGCATTTGCGCCCGAAAGATATCCCAGTTTGAGAAGTCACCGTAATAATCAAAGTCACTGTTGTTTTGGGTTTCGTATTGTTTTGAAAAAGCCGGGTAATCGCCATTTACATCGCTCATTAAACGAGGGTGAAATAATGCATGATAGATGGCCGTGTAAAACTTGGTGAGTTCCTCTTCGTTTTCCGATTCCACATCAATGCGTCCCAGATAATCGTTCCAGGTGTCTTCCATTTTTTGTTTTGTTGCTTCAAAATCCCAGTCGGCAATTTCTGTCTCCAGATTTTTACGTGCATTATCAATGCTTGTAAACGAGGTCCCAACTTTTAGTTTTACCGGCGTATCTCCATCCAGGTTAAAGGTTACATAAGCTCCAATCTGTTTTTGATCTTTACGCTCGGTAGTACCATGTTCGTATTCAAAATCGCCCCAGGTGCCGTATTTTACAATCTCCTGGTCGAATTTGGCAACAAAATATCCTGAAATGCCTGCTGGTTTGTCCTGTCCGCTGTAAATTCGGTAAGCAGGATTATATCCATAAACTTCCTGTTTTTCCAGGTCGATTTTGATATATCCTTTTCCTTCGTCACTGTTTATATCAAACATAATGGTTGGGTTTTTCTCGTCTAACCATGAAAAACGAAAAAAGCCACAACGTTTAGTGCTTGTCATTTCTGTCATTATGGTTTTTGCCGGGAAAAGAAATGAGGCGTAGGCCGGAGACAAATTTTCCGTTTTCATTAACGTCATTGTTTGACGTTGCACCGGCTGAAAGCTAAAATTGGTACCCAATTGTGTTGGGAAAATAGTAAAAGAACCATAGTCCTGCGTGCACGATCCGCTTAGCCAGTGGCTTGCCCTAAAACCTTGTATCATTGTTTGACCGGTATAAAAAGGTGCAATACATTTTTGCTCGTTGTCGTAAATTTGTGGCGTCCATTGTGTCATTCCGAAAGGAGCTGTAACCGCCGGAATTGTTTGTCCGTTACTTACATGATCGCCGGGGTGTTGTTGCGCGGCAATTGTTGAGGCAGGTCCTGTTCCAATAAGCGGATCGACATAGCTGAGGTAATTTTTTTCAGTCTTTTGTGAGCAGGAAAATAAGAGTACAAGTAGAAGCAGATAACAGTTCTTCATTTTAGTTAGTTTTGTTTTAGTAAGGCCAAAATTATAATTTTCGAAAAATTCTGATGGCAATTTTTCGTTTAAATTGAAAGCAGTTGTATCCATCCCTGTATGATTTCACCGGTTTCAGGATCAAGTTGTGAGCCGTACATACTGTGAGGAATAGAATAAACAATCAACATTACTATTGAAGCTACTATCGTAAATACCGGGCGTTCCTTCTTCCGGTTCATTACAAAAGCCAATATCCAGAAAATAAATGCCACTAATGTCTTATTATCGGTTAAATCCCAGGCAAATGGTACTCCTGCCCAGGCTTCGCCAAAAGCATGTAGTTGAACTATTGGCCCCAGAATCATACCTCCAATGAATAAAGCAACTAAAGTAACAGTAGTATAAAATTTATACCGTTGATGCCTGAAAATAGCCATAATTCCGGCCAGGTTACCCAACAGCATAGCAAAGAACATGAAAAAGATATGCGGTGCTAAAATCGATGAAGGAACGGCTCCTTTAAAACGTATTACAACCGGTGTTTTATCCATATATGTTTTTGTTCCGTTTGAGTCGGTAATCTCGAAATAGTATTGAATTTTTCCTGCGGCCGGCTGTTCGGGTACCGTTGCAAACCATCCTTTTTCTTCGGTAAGGTTAAAAACCTTATTCATCAGGTACGAATCAACAGGCTGTTTTTTGTAAACAAAGTCAACCGATTGGTATGGATCATCGGACAGGAACTTTTTATAGAAAAATCTGGCTTCAATATTGTTGTCGTCAATAGCCAGTTTTACCTCAGTATTGCTGTCTATTTCTATACTGCGTACCAATTTTACTTCGTAATTGGTGTTATTAACTTCTACCAACAATTTTTTATCGTAGGTGGGGCCTGTTTTTCGTTGATAAATAACCGCAGCAAGTGTAATAACAACAGCTAGTAGCCAATAGAAAACTTTTTTCATTTTTTGGTAATTTTGAATAGCAATACAATAATAAAAGGATTTTCTGAATAAAACACTCCTTAAAAGAAGACATTAATTTCACTGGTAAATGAGCTTATTAATTGTACTAGCGGGTGTTGCGATTCATTTTCTTAATGTAAAAATAACAATTATGTTTTTTAACACATCGTGTACTTTTCCAATGTTGAAATGAAAAATATACTTTAGCATTCGAATCAAAGATATTTAACCTGTATTTTTGATTCAGAACTAAAACTAACGAAGATTCTATTTTACTAACTAACTAATTAATTAAACTTATGGATAAACCACACTGATCCTTATAAGGAATTGTAGGTTCGCTACAGTTCAATCCAGAATAATTTTTTATTCAAATTTCTATTTATTAATACCAAAACTTAAAATCTATGGAAAAAAATCCTTTAAGAGGTTTTTTAACCTTGCTTATGATGTCTGTATTCATGGCATTTTCTCTAGGTTCTTATGCGCAATCAGCTGTTACCGGTACTGTTACCGATGAAGAAGGCGTAGGGATACCTGGTGTGTCGATTGTGGTTCAGGGAACCACTCAGGGAACAATTACCGACATTGAAGGTAATTACACCTTAACGTTACCTGAAGGTGCAGAGAAATTAACTTTTTCTTACATCGGGATGTTAACACAACAAGTTGAGATTGCAGGGCAATCAACAATTAATGTAGTGATGAAAGCCGATGTGATCGGTGTTGACGAGGTGGTTGTTGTGGGTTATGGAACCCGCATGAAAGAAGAACTAACCGGAGCTGTTTCAACCGTATCTGCTGAAAGCCTCGAAGCTACATCGGAAGTTAGTGTTGCTAACCGTTTGCAAGGGCAAGTAGCCGGAGTTACAGTAACTACTGCTAACCGTCCGGGTGCTGAGGGAACCATTCGTATTCGCGGAGTTGGAACCATTAACGATCCGAATCCATTGTACATTATTGATGGTGTACCTGCAGGACCTGGAAACAATATCCCTCCGGGTGATATCGAAAGTATTTCAGTATTGAAAGATGCTTCTTCTGCTGCTATTTATGGTACAAGAGGTGCAAATGGGGTAATTATTATTACCACCAAAAGAGGTCGTGCAAACCAACAACCCGAATTAACGTATCTGTTAAAACCGGTGTTGTTAATGCAACTAACAAGTACGACATGCTCAATACTACGGAATATGCCGATGCACTTTGGATGTCTTTTGCCAACAAAGGAGACGATCCTATACATGCACAGTATGGTTCTGGTTCCAGTCCGGTTATTCCAGACTATATTTTACCTAACGGTGCAATGAATGGAGAGGTGGATGAATCCACTTACGGCTTTCCAGACAATGTTATTTTTAAAGCAAACAAACAGGGCACTGACTGGTACGACGAGATTTACCAAACCGGTATTGTTCAGGAATACGACCTATCAGTTGTAGGTGGTGGTAATAATTCCACTTATGCCTTTTCTGCCAATTATCTCGATGAAGAAGGTTTGGTAAAATACACCAATTTCAAACGTTACACCATGCGTATGAATTCGGATGCCAAATTTAACGATTGGTTAAAGGTAGGAGAGTCGCTTCAGGTTGCTTATATCGATGAATACGGTCGTTTTACGGACAACGCTGAAGACAGCCCTATTTCGCATGCTTACCGTGCACAGCCTATTATTCCGGTTTATGATATTAGTGGTGTAAATTTTGCCGGATCAAAAGCTCCTGAAATGGGTAATGCCGAAAATCCATTGGCAATTGCTTACCGTTCACGAAACAACAACGGTAAATGGATGCGTATTTTAGGAAATGCATTTGCTGAAGTTACCTTAGCCGAAGGGCTTACTGCCAAAACATTATTTGGAGCAAACTGGGGACAGTGGAATTATAAAGGATACATCATCCCAAATTACGAGCACTCTGAACCAAACAAAATCAATGGTGTTGATGCAAATTCAAACTACGAGCTTCAATGGAACTGGTCGAATACCTTGAATTACAGCAAAACTTTTGCTGATGTTCATAGAATCAACGTATTGTTAGGTACAGAAGCAGTAGAAAGCAAGTGGCAGTCGTTAAACGCCAGCCGCCGTGTATATTTCTCTGAAGATCCTAACTACATGCAGTTGGATTCAGGTGAAAGTAATAAAGAAAACAGCGGTAATGCAGAAGAATGGTCACTGTTCTCGGTATTTGGTCGTATAAACTACGATTTTATGGGTAAGTATTACCTCGAAGGAACTGTTCGTCGTGATGGCTCTTCACGTTTCAGCCCCGACAATCGTTATGCTACTTTCCCTGCTGTATCAGCTGCATGGGCAGTCTCAGAAGAAAGTTTTATGCAAAATACCAGTAGCTGGTTAGATTTACTAAAACTTCGTTTAGGATGGGGGCAATCGGGTAACGACCGTATTGGGAATTACAACTATTTCTCAACTTATTCAACCGACCCATACCGGGCTTCGTATGATATTAACGGAACAAATACAAGTGCCGCTTCAGGTTTTAAACCGGCCACATTGGGTAGCGAAGAAGTAGTTTGGGAAGCCACTACCACCTATAACTTTGGTCTTGACGCCAATATGCTCGATAATCACCTGGCATTCTCTTTGGATTTGTGGCAACGCGATACCAAAGATATGCTATTCAGGGAGCCTATTCCTCATGTTATGGGTATTGCAACTGCACCTTTTGTAAACGTTGGGGAGATGCGTAACCGCGGATTTGATTTTGAAGTGGGTTACAACAATGCCAGTGCTGATGGTAAGTTAACTTATTCAGCCAACCTGACCTTGTCGCACTACAAAAATGAAATTACAAAGCTTTCAGAGAAAAATCCGGATCAGATTATTGATGGAACTGATGAACGACAGAAAGTATACACACGTTTTGCTGTAGGATCAGAATTCCCGGCTTTTTATGGTTATGTGGTTGAAGGCATTTTCCAAAATCAGACAGAAGCTGATGGTCATCCACCTTATGCCGGAACAATTGGCGGCTACAACCAGCCCGGTCACTTCAAATATCAAAATGTTGATAACACAACGATGATGGTTGACACTGACGGCGATGGTGAAGCAGATACCGAAATGCAGGTGATAGACGACAAAGACAGAACCTGGATTGGAAGTCCTCATCCGGATTTAACAGCCGGTTTAAATCTTAATTTGGGTTATAGTAATTTCGATTTAAACATGTTCTTCTACGGAAGTTTTGGTAACGAGATGATAAACTATGTTCGGCGTTGGATTGATTACGGTCAGTTTAACGGTGGTTTAAGCGAGGATGCATTATATGATTCATGGGGAAGCCCCTATTTGGATAACAATGCAGATGCTTCGCTTCCGATGTTGGATTTTGAGCCCATTTCGCAAGAACCATCAACTGCATTTGTTGAAGACGCTTCGTACTTAAGACTTAAGTCATTGCGATTGGGATATACGTTCCCAAAATCAACACTCGACAGAGTAGGTATTCAAAAACTGCGCATTTATGCACAGGTGTCGAATGTATTCACGATAACAGGTTACAGCGGCCTCGATCCTGAAGTAAATGCTTCGGGTACCGCAATGGGATTAGACAGAGGGGCATGGCCAACGCCACGCCAGATTATGTTTGGCGTAAACCTGGGTTTATAAGAATTAATTCAATATGAATATTAAACAGAGAAGTATTATGAAAAAACTATCAATATTAATGGTCATCGCGATTTTACTGACCATGTCATATTCTTGTTCTGAAGAGTTTCTGACCAAGGAACCTCCTGGTTCGACTTCAGAAAATGTATTCTACGATGCAAAGGGTATTGACGCACTTTTAATCGGAACTTACGCAATGGTTGGAGGAAGTTCTTTATGGGAAATTAGCTGGGGAGCTTCTATCCAAAACTGGACTTACGGTTCGGCAGCATCAGATGATGCTTATAAAGGATCGGAATTTACCGATCAGGTTGTTGTTAATGACATCGAACGCTGGGAAGTATTACCATCAAATAACTATCCGGGCGATAAATGGCAGTGGGCATTTGGTATGGGAGTTGACCGTGCCAACAAAACACTACGTGTAATTAACGGAACTGAAGAGGCTGGTACAATTACTGCTGATGAGGCTGCCGCTTTCAGAGCACAGGCTCGTTTCTTGCGTGCCTTGTTTTACTTTGAAGCGCGTTTGGTTTTCGGAGATTATATTCCGCTATTAACGGAAGAAACTGAAGATCCAAGTGCCGTGCCGAATGAGAATGCCGATGGAGCAGTTCTTAGTTTTATCATCGACGATTTGACATATGCTGCAAGCAATTTACCATCAACTCAGGCGCAGGTGGGCCGTGCCACTAAGTGGGCTGCAAAAGCTTTAGCTGCCAGAGCGTATCTGCAAGACCTTAAATATTCAGACGCAGAACCTCTATTGGACGAAATCATTGCTAGCGGCCAATTCTCATTGGTTGATGAGTTTATTGATAACTTCAACATTGCCACAAACAACAATCAGGAGTCTATTTTCGAAATCCAGGCAAACGTAAACGATATCAACGAATCGTTAAATGCTGAAATGGGTATCGGTTTAAACTGGCCTCATGGTGGTGATATTGGTATGTGCTGTGGTTTCCATCAGCCATCGCAAAACCTGGTTAATGCCTATAAAGTTAATGCAAACGGACATCCTATGTTCGATTCGTTTAATGATTCGGATTTGGCAAACGATGCAGGGATAGCATCGGAAGAAACATTTGTGCCTTTTACCGATGTGGTAGATCCACGATTGGATTATACTGTAAGCCGACGTGGTATTCCTTATAAAGACTGGGGAATTAACCGTGGAAGTAACTGGGTTCGTAAACAAACTGACGGAGGCCCTTATTTACCTGTAGCTAAGCCTTTCTTTAAAAAAGATGAGCGATACAATCTGTCAACCACAACAGGTTGGCAAACAGGTATTAATGCAAATAACTATCGTTATTTGCGTTATAGCCATATTATTCTGTGGAAAGCTGAGTGTAGAGCTGCTGCTAATGATCCTGGCGGTGCATTAACTTATGTTAATATGATTCGTAACCGGGCAAAAAACAGTACTCCTGTTATGGGTAAAGTAATGCTCACGCAATTACCCCTTCGGTATATCCATGGGGCGATGAAGGCGATGTTGACTGGACACAACCTGCTGCCAATTACAAGGTGGAGCCTTACGTTTCATTTGCCGACGGTGCTGAAGCGATGAAAGCGGTACAGTGGGAGCAACGTCTTGAATTTGCTACGGAAGGTATACGTTTCTTCGATCTCCGTCGTTGGGATAATCTTCCGAATAAAATTGGTGGACAGAGTATGGCTGATATCCTGAATGGTTTTGCCACTGCCGATTTACGCACACGTCCTTCTTTCATGAAAGATGCCAGTTTTAGCGAAAACGATAAGTACATGCCAATTCCACAATCTCAATTAGATCAACAACCTGGCGTTCTTGTTCAACGTCCGGGGTATTAATATTTAGTTTGGTTAGAGCTATATGAATATTTAAAGAGGGGCTGAAAAGTCCCTCTTTTTTTTGCGCACAAAATTAAATTTGCCGAAATAAAAACTTGATCTATCTTTACGGCTCAAATCGCATCATGCGAAAAAAATAGTAGGAATACCGGGAGTTTTTATTCCGAACACCAATTTCAACTTTTAGAATGGCACTGAATTATCTTTTCATTTTCTTTTTTGTAATCGCATTTATTATTGCTCTTGTAAAACTTGTGTTTCTGGGCGATACACAGGTTTTTACCGACATGGTTCAAGCCACTTTTGATATGGCTAAAACCGGTTTCGAAATATCGCTGGGATTAACCGGTGTGCTTACCCTGTGGATGGGGATTATGAAAATAGGAGAGAAAGGCGGAATTGTTCATGTGTTCTCAAAAGTAATTGGGCCGTTTTTTAATAAGCTGTTTCCTGAGCTGGGGAAAGAACATCCGGCAC
It includes:
- a CDS encoding RagB/SusD family nutrient uptake outer membrane protein, with the translated sequence MEPYVSFADGAEAMKAVQWEQRLEFATEGIRFFDLRRWDNLPNKIGGQSMADILNGFATADLRTRPSFMKDASFSENDKYMPIPQSQLDQQPGVLVQRPGY
- a CDS encoding RagB/SusD family nutrient uptake outer membrane protein, yielding MKKLSILMVIAILLTMSYSCSEEFLTKEPPGSTSENVFYDAKGIDALLIGTYAMVGGSSLWEISWGASIQNWTYGSAASDDAYKGSEFTDQVVVNDIERWEVLPSNNYPGDKWQWAFGMGVDRANKTLRVINGTEEAGTITADEAAAFRAQARFLRALFYFEARLVFGDYIPLLTEETEDPSAVPNENADGAVLSFIIDDLTYAASNLPSTQAQVGRATKWAAKALAARAYLQDLKYSDAEPLLDEIIASGQFSLVDEFIDNFNIATNNNQESIFEIQANVNDINESLNAEMGIGLNWPHGGDIGMCCGFHQPSQNLVNAYKVNANGHPMFDSFNDSDLANDAGIASEETFVPFTDVVDPRLDYTVSRRGIPYKDWGINRGSNWVRKQTDGGPYLPVAKPFFKKDERYNLSTTTGWQTGINANNYRYLRYSHIILWKAECRAAANDPGGALTYVNMIRNRAKNSTPVMGKVMLTQLPLRYIHGAMKAMLTGHNLLPITRWSLTFHLPTVLKR
- a CDS encoding SusC/RagA family TonB-linked outer membrane protein, with protein sequence MNVSVKTGVVNATNKYDMLNTTEYADALWMSFANKGDDPIHAQYGSGSSPVIPDYILPNGAMNGEVDESTYGFPDNVIFKANKQGTDWYDEIYQTGIVQEYDLSVVGGGNNSTYAFSANYLDEEGLVKYTNFKRYTMRMNSDAKFNDWLKVGESLQVAYIDEYGRFTDNAEDSPISHAYRAQPIIPVYDISGVNFAGSKAPEMGNAENPLAIAYRSRNNNGKWMRILGNAFAEVTLAEGLTAKTLFGANWGQWNYKGYIIPNYEHSEPNKINGVDANSNYELQWNWSNTLNYSKTFADVHRINVLLGTEAVESKWQSLNASRRVYFSEDPNYMQLDSGESNKENSGNAEEWSLFSVFGRINYDFMGKYYLEGTVRRDGSSRFSPDNRYATFPAVSAAWAVSEESFMQNTSSWLDLLKLRLGWGQSGNDRIGNYNYFSTYSTDPYRASYDINGTNTSAASGFKPATLGSEEVVWEATTTYNFGLDANMLDNHLAFSLDLWQRDTKDMLFREPIPHVMGIATAPFVNVGEMRNRGFDFEVGYNNASADGKLTYSANLTLSHYKNEITKLSEKNPDQIIDGTDERQKVYTRFAVGSEFPAFYGYVVEGIFQNQTEADGHPPYAGTIGGYNQPGHFKYQNVDNTTMMVDTDGDGEADTEMQVIDDKDRTWIGSPHPDLTAGLNLNLGYSNFDLNMFFYGSFGNEMINYVRRWIDYGQFNGGLSEDALYDSWGSPYLDNNADASLPMLDFEPISQEPSTAFVEDASYLRLKSLRLGYTFPKSTLDRVGIQKLRIYAQVSNVFTITGYSGLDPEVNASGTAMGLDRGAWPTPRQIMFGVNLGL
- a CDS encoding GH92 family glycosyl hydrolase, with the translated sequence MDTTAFNLNEKLPSEFFENYNFGLTKTKLTKMKNCYLLLLVLLFSCSQKTEKNYLSYVDPLIGTGPASTIAAQQHPGDHVSNGQTIPAVTAPFGMTQWTPQIYDNEQKCIAPFYTGQTMIQGFRASHWLSGSCTQDYGSFTIFPTQLGTNFSFQPVQRQTMTLMKTENLSPAYASFLFPAKTIMTEMTSTKRCGFFRFSWLDEKNPTIMFDINSDEGKGYIKIDLEKQEVYGYNPAYRIYSGQDKPAGISGYFVAKFDQEIVKYGTWGDFEYEHGTTERKDQKQIGAYVTFNLDGDTPVKLKVGTSFTSIDNARKNLETEIADWDFEATKQKMEDTWNDYLGRIDVESENEEELTKFYTAIYHALFHPRLMSDVNGDYPAFSKQYETQNNSDFDYYGDFSNWDIFRAQMPLLSLIAPKEYNNMVKSLVAKAEDGGWLPIFPMWNNYTSAMIGDHSTAILCDAAMKGFDFDLEKAYQYMRKNAYETPDEEAYKDGKGRRALTSYIEFGFVPLDDVVADAFHTNEQVSRTMEYAYNDWCVAQIAQKLGKNDDYNDLLARSYNYSNVYDETQGWVNGKFADGSFFEDFNPNAKHYFITEGTPKHYTWFVPHDVEGLIGLMGGENTFSEKLNKLIDDELYWHGNEPSHHIPFLFNFSNDWDKTQKTVKYILRTEYGLGRGGLSGNDDAGQLSAWYVFGAMGFYPMCPGSNEYQLSSPIFEQVTLNLDENYYPGGKFVLEADGATSSSVFSLVKLNRKESATKINHTDLQKGGTLKFLK